Proteins encoded by one window of Rhodamnia argentea isolate NSW1041297 chromosome 6, ASM2092103v1, whole genome shotgun sequence:
- the LOC115733747 gene encoding putative carbonic anhydrase 2 — MRGSKAGKFSDKVGRRRNSHFSDSESDEYASSHRTKFRRKDMEPNRRGSKLDGRGSRGNRDNFLDDDFDGRLRGARGGIKSRGPRVDEFSGRRNARRLDGSRNYKSPGPRADEFGGRRNDRRSDGSRNYKSPGPRADEFNGRRNDRRSDGSRNYNSPRPQADEFGGWRNDRRSDGSRNYKSPGSGKFENNQRGRFNTHKDDRGGDSDDFGNRRRVIER; from the coding sequence ATGCGGGGAAGTAAAGCGGGTAAATTTTCTGATAAAGTAGGACGTCGGAGGAATTCTCACTTTTCTGACTCCGAATCAGATGAATATGCCAGTTCTCATAGAACCAAGTTTAGAAGAAAAGACATGGAACCAAATAGAAGAGGGAGCAAACTTGATGGGCGTGGCTCGCGTGGTAATAGGGACAACTTTTTGGATGACGACTTTGATGGGCGGTTAAGAGGGGCACGTGGAGGTATCAAAAGCAGAGGACCTCGAGTAGATGAGTTCAGTGGGCGGAGGAATGCTCGGAGATTGGATGGTTCAAGGAATTATAAGAGTCCCGGACCTCGAGCAGATGAGTTCGGTGGGCGGAGGAATGATCGGAGATCGGATGGTTCAAGGAATTATAAGAGTCCCGGACCTCGAGCAGATGAGTTCAATGGGCGGAGGAACGATCGGAGATCCGATGGTTCAAGGAATTATAATAGTCCCCGACCTCAAGCAGATGAGTTCGGTGGGTGGAGGAATGATCGAAGATCGGATGGTTCAAGGAATTACAAGAGTCCCGGATCGGGGAAATTTGAGAACAACCAGCGGGGAAGGTTTAACACACACAAGGATGACAGGGGCGGCGATTCCGATGACTTCGGAAATCGAAGGCGGGTCATTGAACGATGA
- the LOC115751671 gene encoding uncharacterized protein LOC115751671, with translation MSRTPLSLLILKRLSPPCPAPRPYPLFAGRRYSSSSPSAPSPEPPPKPSNLSARLSFVFEQIDAIEKERERSQKDETLQRIRAWREAKNGHLSQSVGAETAGTAGASSLDGDGKDGSSREEVGSPESGVSGSKGGESVKEVELVHPWREWIELMERLVQQNYFDHRRKDEDRMVRESGFEVEDIPEERFDGNADLKTVQTACLNFGKDRFDILRSLSRQDIQILVGYGCPSADKKVVMAAKLLRKHVHLDEGDVCSSCNLRSSCEKAYLLTNKEDEARTIDVMRVLATFGLDHAHGLVANKPLLKQKSVKIVVRKLLHQVVKLSAVPIDPNLPPPVIKRPPPKVKQPPPTPKRRVGRDDVEMKKGDWLCSKCDFMNFAKNTVCLQCDAKRPKRQLLPGEWECPECNFLNYRRNTACFHCDCKRPPDQFMEDKLQERHQNPRTRLERTASRPEVSNAWNFDFDDDESDGADVAAFEYADSSMKGKDSCLHSPEQGRNHQGFEEDFRRDNKFPRVVNREYSDSDHGSRTGFDDFDDEEDDVDRYELDARNNPPVRNGSSIDFSEFEGDSGPKMET, from the exons atgTCACGAaccccactctctctcctcatcctcAAGCGCCTCTCCCCTCCTTGCCCGGCCCCTAGACCCTACCCCCTCTTCGCCGGAAGACGgtactcctcctcctctccctcggCTCCTTCGCCGGAGCCGCCGCCGAAGCCGTCCAACCTCTCGGCTCGCCTCAGCTTTGTGTTCGAACAGATCGACGCCATCGAGAAGGAGCGCGAGCGGTCTCAGAAGGACGAGACTCTCCAGCGGATACGCGCCTGGCGCGAGGCGAAGAACGGTCACTTGTCGCAGAGCGTGGGCGCCGAGACGGCGGGAACGGCCGGGGCATCGAGCTTGGATGGTGATGGTAAGGATGGGAGTTCGAGGGAGGAAGTGGGTTCGCCTGAGAGTGGAGTGAGTGGTTCCAAAGGAGGGGAGTCGGTGAAGGAGGTGGAGTTGGTGCATCCGTGGAGAGAGTGGATTGAGTTGATGGAGAGGCTAGTGCAGCAGAATTACTTTGATCATAGGAGGAAGGATGAGGACAGGATGGTGAGGGAATCGGGGTTCGAGGTAGAAGATATTCCGGAGGAGCGTTTCGATGGTAATGCCGATCTCAAGACTGTTCAGACGGCTTGCTTGAATTTTGGGAAAGACCGGTTTGACATCTTGAG GTCATTGTCGAGACAGGACATTCAAATTCTTGTTGGTTATGGATGCCCTAGTGCTGACAAGAAGGTGGTTATGGCTGCCAAACTGTTGAGAAAGCATGTGCACCTTGATGAAGGAGAT GTGTGTAGTTCCTGCAATCTGAGGAGCTCCTGTGAAAAAGCATATCTTTTGACCAACAAAGAGGACGAGGCACGAACGATTGATGTAATGCGAGTTTTGGCTACATTTGGTCTTGATCATGCCCATGGCTTAGTGGCAAATAAACctcttctgaagcaaaaatctgTGAAAATTGTTGTGCGCAAGTTGCTTCATCAGGTTGTTAAGTTGAGTGCAGTTCCTATTGATCCAAACCTTCCCCCTCCAGTTATCAAAAGACCTCCACCTAAGGTCAAACAACCTCCACCAACTCCAAAGAGACGAGTTGGACGGGATGATGTAGAAATGAAGAAAGGAGACTGGTTATGTTCTAA GTGTGACTTCATGAATTTTGCAAAGAATACAGTGTGCCTACAGTGTGATGCAAAGCGTCCAAAGAGACAGCTGCTTCCAGGAGAATGGGAATGCCCAGA GTGCAACTTCTTAAACTACCGGAGAAATACGGCCTGCTTCCATTGCGATTGCAAGCGCCCGCCTGACCAGTTCATGGAAGACAAATTGCAGGAAAGACATCAGAATCCAAGGACAAGGCTGGAGAGGACTGCCAGCCGCCCAGAAGTCTCTAATGCATGGAACTTTGattttgatgatgatgaatctGATGGAGCAGATGTTGCTGCTTTTGAGTATGCAGACTCGTCAATGAAGGGCAAAGATTCCTGTTTACATAGCCCGGAGCAGGGGAGGAATCATCAAGGGTTTGAAGAAGATTTTCGTCGTGATAATAAATTCCCAAGAGTTGTTAACAGAGAATACTCTGATTCCGATCACGGTTCTCGTACTGGTTTTGACGATtttgatgatgaggaagatgacgTGGACAGATACGAGCTAGATGCACGGAATAATCCACCGGTTAGGAATGGGTCATCAATAGACTTTTCCGAGTTTGAAGGGGACTCGGGTCCGAAGATGGAGACGTAG
- the LOC115751672 gene encoding auxin efflux carrier component 5-like produces MLGYRSVKWWNIFTPDQCDAMNRLVCYFALPLSSPTSSRSMSIPGITCSLLPTLVSKVIIVVVVLAFWGQVQHQGELWLVHHQLLAAVHADQLTRRRRPPVKAMYGSLGVDLVIQAIVWLAIILVAHSVSFFM; encoded by the coding sequence ATGTTGGGCTACAGGTCCGTGAAGTGGTGGAATATCTTCACGCCGGACCAGTGCGACGCGATGAATCGGCTCGTTTGCTACTTCgcccttcctctctcttctcctaCGAGTTCGcggtccatgtcgatccctggGATTACATGTTCATTGCTGCCGACGTTGGTCTCCAAGGTCATCATAGTCGTGGTGGTGCTCGCGTTTTGGGGCCAAGTGCAGCACCAAGGCGAGCTATGGCTGGTCCATCACCAGCTTCTCGCCGCCGTGCACGCTGACCAACTCACTCGCCGCCGGCGTCCCCCTGTCAAGGCCATGTACGGCTCGTTAGGCGTGGACCTGGTGATCCAGGCGATCGTGTGGCTCGCGATTATTCTTGTGGCGCATTCTGTATCATTCTTTATGTAA